In one Scomber japonicus isolate fScoJap1 chromosome 6, fScoJap1.pri, whole genome shotgun sequence genomic region, the following are encoded:
- the LOC128359977 gene encoding glycosyltransferase family 92 protein F13G3.3-like — protein sequence MFNFTNVLQLVQSLEMMQLLGVDRVAIYKSDCSPETQRVLDYYTKKGLVEVIPWTISNHLKPSRGWLPMHGPGDIHYLGQIPALTDCVYRYMYQSRYVSLQDTDELILPQSVNSWSDLLPQLEKKYGVDKCYMFENNVFPNTVMLPLPASQKQQIESPGWKNVPGVNILAHLYHEPIIKKTHDSNFKVIVNPRAVFRPTVHGLLKSEKGCTWVHRNIARMYHTR from the exons ATGTTTAATTTTACCAATGTCCTACAG ttggTCCAGAGTTTGGAAATGATGCAGTTACTGGGTGTGGACAGAGTTGCCATCTATAAGAGCGACTGCAGCCCTGAAACACAGCGTGTACTGGACTACTACACAAAAAAAG GTTTAGTAGAGGTGATTCCTTGGACGATATCGAACCATCTGAAACCATCTCGCGGCTGGCTGCCTATGCATGGTCCAGGTGACATCCACTACTTGGGCCAGATCCCCGCTCTCACCGACTGTGTCTACAGATACATGTACCAGTCCAGATATGTGTCCCTGCAGGATACAGATGAGCTCATACTGCCTCAGTCTGTCAACAG CTGGTCGGACTTGCTGCCACAGTTGGAGAAGAAATATGGCGTTGACAAGTGCTACATGTTTGAGAATAACGTGTTCCCCAACACTGTCATGCTGCCTCTTCCAGCCTCCCAAAAGCAGCAGATAGAAAGTCCCGGCTGGAAGAATGTACCTGGGGTGAACATCCTGGCTCACCTCTACCATGAACCCATCATAAAAAAGACGCATGACAGCAACTTCAAGGTCATCGTTAACCCCCGAGCTGTCTTCCGACCTACCGTCCACGGACTGCTGAAGTCAGAGAAAGGCTGCACCTGGGTTCACAGGAATATAGCTCGAATGTACCACACAAGGTAG